The following proteins are encoded in a genomic region of Arachis stenosperma cultivar V10309 chromosome 4, arast.V10309.gnm1.PFL2, whole genome shotgun sequence:
- the LOC130973023 gene encoding NAP1-related protein 2-like, translating into MVADKAKKPKVGQGDDSSEHIDGELVLNIEKLQELQDELEKVNEEASDKVLEVEQKYNEIRKPVYDKRNEIIKSIPDFWLTAFLSHPALCDLLTEEDQKIFKYLHSLDVEDFKDMKLGYSITFNFKDNPYFEDTKLTKTFTFFEEEGTTKITGTAIKWKEGMGAANGVNHETKGNKRTLAEESFFSWFGETEQKDLAEFTDEVAEIIKEDLWPNPLKYFNNDADEEDSDGEEDADEENGDDDEGDDDEDDNKEDS; encoded by the exons ATGGTGGCAGATAAGGCAAAAAAACCCAAAGTGGGTCAAGGGGATGATTCTTCTGAACACATTGATGGAGAGCTTGTTCTTAACATTGAGAAATTGCAGGAATTGCAGGATGAGCTGGAAAAG GTTAATGAGGAGGCGAGTGATAAAGTTTTGGAAGTTGAACAGAAATATAATGAAATACGCAAGCCTGTTTATGATAAGAGGAATGAAATCATCAAATCCATTCCTGACTTCTGGTTAACTGCG TTCTTGAGTCATCCTGCACTCTGTGATCTTCTGACTGAGGAAGACCAGAAG ATCTTCAAGTATTTACATTCACTTGATGTTGAAGATTTCAAAGATATGAAGTTGGGCTACTCGATCACCTTT AATTTTAAAGATAATCCTTATTTCGAAGATACCAAGTTGACTAAAACTTTCACATTCTTTGAGGAGGAGGGAACCACAAAGATTACTGGAACTGCCATCAAGTGGAAGGAGGGCATG GGTGCTGCTAATGGAGTTAATCACGAGACAAAAGGAAACAAGCGCACACTTGCTGAGGAGAG CTTTTTCAGTTGGTTCGGCGAAACTGAGCAGAAGGACCTAGCCGAGTTTACCGATGAG GTTGCTGAAATAATTAAAGAAGACTTATGGCCTAACCCTCTAAAGTACTTCAATAAT GATGCCGACGAAGAGGATTCAGATGGTGAAGAAGACGCTGATGAG GAAAACGGAGATGACGACGAAGgcgatgatgatgaagatgataaCAAGGAAGATAGCTAA